One window of Cryptobacterium curtum DSM 15641 genomic DNA carries:
- the nrfD gene encoding NrfD/PsrC family molybdoenzyme membrane anchor subunit: protein MQFEPIWDVPIALYLFLAGLGGGAFITSALVAWKHPDAHTARKIGRFIAPVVVAVGLLLLMTDAKAGLFNPLRFALLLHNLGSVMTWGVIFLAVFEVVALVVAILELTKRAVPRWLDIVGVVSGVAVGAYTGCLLGVVHTFPLWNNSILPVLFLVSALSTGAASVVFGTLIAAPKEAERLTVVKGAHYWLPLVELVLVAAMLFIVNTAGATAHTTVMGLLAGKFALPFWLGFIAIGLVGPACIETYERFCAKEKGSAQGSRALGIVSEGGVLVGGFLLRWMIVVAALPVTLVVPAVM, encoded by the coding sequence GAACCCATTTGGGATGTACCTATTGCGCTCTACCTGTTTTTAGCAGGTCTGGGCGGCGGTGCATTTATCACCTCGGCCTTGGTGGCCTGGAAGCATCCTGATGCGCATACTGCGCGCAAGATTGGTCGCTTTATTGCCCCGGTTGTTGTTGCCGTTGGCTTACTGCTGCTGATGACTGATGCCAAAGCAGGCTTGTTCAACCCCTTGCGTTTTGCTCTGCTGCTCCATAATCTTGGATCGGTTATGACCTGGGGTGTTATCTTTCTTGCAGTATTTGAAGTGGTAGCGCTTGTGGTGGCTATTCTTGAGTTAACAAAACGTGCGGTGCCGCGCTGGCTTGATATTGTGGGTGTTGTTTCAGGCGTTGCTGTAGGCGCCTATACTGGCTGTTTATTGGGCGTAGTGCATACCTTCCCGCTGTGGAACAACTCTATTCTACCCGTGCTGTTTTTAGTGTCGGCCCTCTCTACCGGAGCAGCTTCGGTTGTGTTTGGCACACTGATTGCTGCTCCCAAAGAAGCCGAAAGGCTTACAGTGGTTAAAGGCGCTCATTATTGGTTGCCACTCGTTGAGCTCGTACTGGTTGCTGCGATGTTGTTTATTGTTAATACAGCAGGAGCAACGGCGCATACAACGGTTATGGGATTGCTGGCGGGCAAATTTGCGCTGCCATTCTGGCTTGGCTTTATAGCAATTGGTCTTGTGGGGCCAGCGTGCATTGAAACGTATGAGCGCTTCTGCGCTAAGGAGAAGGGGTCTGCTCAAGGCTCACGTGCGCTTGGTATTGTTAGTGAAGGCGGTGTCCTTGTTGGGGGCTTCCTTTTGCGTTGGATGATTGTGGTAGCGGCCTTGCCCGTCACGTTAGTGGTTCCCGCAGTGATGTAA